AATAACTAATTTAGGAGATAGTTTATTTATTAATCCCTTAATTTTTTTTACATCAACCCTGTATTTAGGCATTGCCAATCCTCCAAACAATATAACAGCATCTACTTTACTTAAACTTTTAAAATCCTCCATTTGTATTCCTATATCTTTTATAACAAGTTTTTTAACATTGTCCAAATCTCCATTAGGAATAAAATATCCTTCTTTATTTCTTATTGCATATCCAAACAATTCAGCAAATGGTTGGCAAACTCCTACAGAACCAACAAATGCAACAC
The Methanocaldococcus sp. DNA segment above includes these coding regions:
- a CDS encoding DUF2124 family protein translates to MSLLKLLKEDEGLTPMLREFKNIIDSNNIKSVAFVGSVGVCQPFAELFGYAIRNKEGYFIPNGDLDNVKKLVIKDIGIQMEDFKSLSKVDAVILFGGLAMPKYRVDVKKIKGLINKLSPKLVIGICFMSIFQKAGWDKEINFDYLIDGYIKVSIYKK